From Rhodoferax sp. AJA081-3, the proteins below share one genomic window:
- a CDS encoding phosphoadenylyl-sulfate reductase, with amino-acid sequence MSAIDLHARPSKDYAAKLAETTALLVKAAQDYAPGEVTQASSLGAEDVVISHILNSHQLDIGIFVLETGRLHQETLALLDQFKATSRAPVTVYTPVNESVVQFVAREGKDAMYKSIELRKACCGIRKMEPLGRALDGKKAWISGLRREQSGARADVPLVDTSEPRTKLNPLANWTWGDVWHYIAENGVAYNPLHDAFFPSIGCEPCTRAISLGEDFRSGRWWWEDEAAKECGLHVKHDDAGEDAAPVSSLLSSRAPA; translated from the coding sequence ATGAGCGCCATAGACCTGCACGCCCGCCCTTCCAAAGACTACGCCGCCAAGCTGGCCGAAACCACGGCCCTGCTGGTGAAGGCTGCGCAAGACTATGCGCCCGGCGAAGTGACCCAAGCCTCCAGCCTGGGCGCCGAAGACGTGGTTATCAGCCACATCCTCAACAGCCACCAGTTGGACATAGGCATTTTTGTGCTGGAAACGGGTCGTCTGCACCAGGAAACTCTGGCGCTGCTGGACCAGTTCAAAGCCACATCCCGCGCGCCGGTCACCGTCTACACGCCGGTAAACGAATCGGTGGTGCAGTTTGTGGCCCGGGAAGGCAAAGACGCGATGTACAAAAGCATCGAGCTGCGCAAGGCCTGCTGTGGCATCCGCAAGATGGAGCCCCTGGGCCGCGCCCTGGACGGCAAAAAGGCCTGGATCAGTGGCCTGCGCCGCGAGCAAAGCGGCGCCCGTGCCGACGTGCCGCTGGTGGACACGTCCGAGCCCCGCACCAAACTCAACCCCCTGGCCAACTGGACCTGGGGCGACGTGTGGCACTACATTGCCGAAAACGGCGTGGCCTACAACCCACTGCACGACGCGTTTTTCCCCAGCATTGGCTGCGAACCCTGCACCCGCGCCATCAGCCTGGGTGAAGATTTCCGCTCCGGCCGCTGGTGGTGGGAAGACGAAGCCGCCAAGGAATGTGGCCTGCATGTCAAACACGATGACGCCGGTGAAGACGCCGCCCCTGTATCCTCTTTGCTTTCCAGCCGAGCCCCCGCATGA